From the genome of Variovorax sp. RA8, one region includes:
- a CDS encoding helicase SNF2, whose protein sequence is MNTASKLLSGFALAILAAAGVQAETYDGVAKVTSTQARAAVRAEGVAAARSGDPFSDVAGQGVTSIASSVERASVRSEGIAAARSANPYAEGYGQGVTRVDSTVDRASARIQARAAARGDRLAI, encoded by the coding sequence ATGAACACCGCTTCCAAGCTCCTCTCCGGCTTTGCGCTCGCGATCCTCGCTGCCGCAGGCGTGCAGGCAGAAACCTATGACGGCGTCGCCAAGGTCACGTCGACCCAGGCCCGTGCCGCGGTCCGCGCCGAAGGCGTCGCGGCTGCGCGCAGCGGCGATCCATTCAGCGATGTGGCCGGGCAGGGCGTGACCAGCATCGCCAGTTCGGTCGAGCGTGCTTCGGTTCGCTCGGAAGGAATCGCTGCCGCTCGCAGCGCGAATCCGTACGCGGAAGGCTACGGCCAAGGCGTGACGCGTGTCGATTCGACCGTCGACCGCGCCAGCGCGCGCATCCAGGCCCGCGCAGCCGCGCGCGGCGATCGCCTGGCGATCTGA
- a CDS encoding aldehyde dehydrogenase family protein, producing the protein MWHIDQAYIDGAFVPVQGSERLEIGNPATEQVIGTVTLANREDAKRAIAAANRAQPALARSTRAQRIEMLRRLEAAMVARTDQICEATIEEYGGPLARSQWVSNYAAQCFASTAQMLQDYAFERRLGDATVVMEPVGVAGLIAPWNSAAGSICSKLASAIAAGCASVVKPSELGPLQAHVVTEALHDARLPAGVVNVLLGRGSDVGDEIATSSGISKISFTGSTQTGKLIARAGLETMKRVSLALSGKSATVVLDDADLATALPMALNAAFMNNGQACVAGTRLLVPSLHMAQAIERVRAAVAALRVGDPRDAATAVGPLASKAQFERVQHFIRRGLAQGATLVAGGEGRPDGLAKGWFARPTVFAGVRNDMDIAREEIFGPVLSMIGYGDEDEAVDIANDSPYGLQAYVFSSQPQRAFRVASRLRAGTVLVNRIAPELSAPFGGVKQSGIGREFGVFGMEAFLEPKTVATANGHAQTTPATA; encoded by the coding sequence ATGTGGCACATCGATCAGGCATACATCGACGGCGCCTTCGTGCCCGTGCAGGGCAGCGAGCGGCTGGAGATCGGCAACCCGGCGACCGAGCAAGTCATCGGCACGGTGACGCTGGCGAATCGCGAGGATGCGAAACGCGCGATCGCTGCCGCGAACCGGGCCCAGCCGGCGCTGGCGCGAAGCACCAGGGCACAGCGCATCGAGATGCTCAGGCGCCTCGAGGCTGCCATGGTGGCGCGCACCGACCAGATCTGCGAGGCCACGATCGAAGAGTACGGCGGCCCGCTGGCCCGTTCGCAATGGGTCAGCAACTACGCCGCGCAATGCTTCGCCAGCACGGCGCAAATGCTGCAGGACTACGCCTTCGAACGCCGCCTGGGCGATGCCACGGTGGTGATGGAACCGGTCGGCGTCGCCGGCCTCATCGCGCCGTGGAACAGCGCTGCCGGCAGCATCTGCAGCAAGCTGGCTTCGGCCATTGCCGCGGGCTGCGCGTCGGTCGTCAAGCCCAGCGAACTGGGCCCGCTGCAGGCGCACGTCGTGACCGAGGCGCTGCATGACGCGCGTCTTCCGGCCGGCGTCGTCAATGTGCTGCTCGGGCGCGGCAGCGACGTGGGCGACGAGATTGCCACCAGTTCGGGGATCTCGAAGATCTCGTTCACCGGTTCGACGCAGACTGGAAAGCTCATTGCGCGCGCGGGCCTGGAGACCATGAAGCGCGTGAGCCTCGCGCTCTCGGGCAAGTCGGCCACCGTGGTGCTGGACGATGCCGACTTGGCCACCGCGTTGCCCATGGCGCTGAACGCCGCCTTCATGAACAACGGCCAGGCCTGCGTGGCCGGCACGCGCCTGCTGGTCCCGAGCCTGCACATGGCGCAGGCCATCGAACGCGTGCGGGCAGCGGTGGCCGCCCTGCGCGTGGGCGATCCGCGCGACGCCGCCACCGCGGTCGGACCGCTCGCGAGCAAGGCGCAGTTTGAGCGCGTGCAGCATTTCATCCGCCGCGGGCTGGCGCAGGGAGCGACGCTGGTGGCCGGCGGCGAGGGCCGCCCGGACGGTCTCGCCAAGGGTTGGTTCGCCCGGCCCACGGTGTTCGCCGGCGTGCGCAACGACATGGACATCGCGCGCGAGGAGATCTTCGGACCGGTGCTCTCGATGATCGGCTATGGCGACGAGGACGAAGCCGTCGACATCGCGAACGACTCGCCGTACGGCTTGCAGGCCTACGTCTTCTCGTCGCAGCCGCAGCGTGCCTTTCGCGTGGCCTCGCGACTGCGCGCCGGCACCGTGCTGGTCAACCGCATCGCACCCGAGTTGAGCGCGCCCTTCGGCGGCGTCAAGCAATCGGGCATCGGCAGGGAGTTCGGCGTCTTCGGCATGGAAGCTTTCCTGGAGCCGAAGACGGTTGCCACCGCGAACGGCCATGCGCAGACGACCCCTGCCACAGCGTGA
- a CDS encoding alpha/beta fold hydrolase, with protein sequence MTASQQLPRRSFLGKAALGIAAAQLASVVPAFAQSAGPGSVKRLEPLKSIEAGGLRIGYVEAGPADGAPVILLHGWPYDIHMFVDVVPLLAAAGFRVVVPYLRGYGSTRFLSADTPRNGQQSAVAVDIIALMDALKIQVATVAGCDWGARTACIMAALWPERVKALVSVSGYLIGSQEAGKIPLPPQAELQWWYQYYFATERGRAGYEKNRNDFARLIWQLASPKWNFDAATFERSAVALENPDHVAITVHNYRWRLGLADGEAKYQALENRLAKAPVIGVPTITLEGDANGAPHPDPSAYAKKFSGRYEHRLVSGGIGHNLPQEAPQAFAKAVIDVARG encoded by the coding sequence ATGACCGCTTCGCAACAGTTGCCCCGTCGCTCGTTCCTCGGCAAGGCCGCGCTTGGCATCGCCGCCGCCCAGCTGGCTTCGGTCGTGCCTGCTTTCGCCCAATCCGCCGGCCCAGGCAGCGTCAAGCGCCTCGAGCCGCTCAAGAGCATCGAAGCCGGTGGCCTGCGCATCGGGTATGTCGAGGCAGGGCCGGCCGACGGTGCCCCGGTGATTCTTCTTCACGGCTGGCCCTACGACATCCACATGTTCGTCGACGTCGTACCGCTGCTGGCCGCCGCGGGCTTCCGGGTGGTCGTGCCGTATTTGCGCGGGTACGGCAGCACCCGCTTCCTGTCGGCCGACACGCCGCGCAACGGGCAGCAGTCGGCGGTCGCCGTCGACATCATCGCCCTGATGGATGCGTTGAAGATCCAGGTCGCCACTGTTGCCGGCTGCGATTGGGGCGCTCGTACGGCGTGCATCATGGCCGCGCTGTGGCCGGAGCGCGTGAAGGCGCTGGTCTCTGTCAGCGGCTACCTGATCGGCAGCCAGGAGGCCGGCAAGATCCCCTTGCCGCCGCAGGCCGAGTTGCAGTGGTGGTACCAGTACTACTTCGCGACCGAGCGCGGCCGCGCGGGCTACGAGAAGAACCGCAACGACTTCGCTAGGCTGATCTGGCAGCTCGCATCGCCGAAGTGGAACTTCGATGCGGCCACGTTCGAGCGCAGCGCCGTGGCGCTCGAGAACCCCGATCACGTTGCCATCACGGTCCACAACTACCGCTGGCGCCTCGGCCTGGCCGACGGCGAGGCGAAGTACCAGGCGCTCGAGAACCGGCTCGCCAAGGCGCCGGTGATCGGCGTGCCGACGATCACGCTCGAAGGCGATGCCAACGGCGCACCGCATCCGGACCCCAGCGCCTATGCGAAGAAGTTCTCGGGGCGCTACGAGCATCGGCTGGTCAGCGGCGGCATCGGCCACAACCTGCCGCAGGAAGCGCCCCAGGCCTTCGCGAAGGCCGTGATCGACGTGGCGCGCGGGTGA
- a CDS encoding alpha/beta hydrolase codes for MAEVIPPPAWYDAQYNNRARIPGHPAILQHWAEASARAYARPGWVLDLAYGNDASERLDVLPAARPGAPVLVYIHGGYWRALDKRDQSFVAPPFADAGAMVVLANYALCPAVAIERIVLQLVQAVAWVYRNAPGHGGDPARIVVAGHSAGGHLATMLLACDWKGVAPDLPGDLVKAALSISGLYELEPLRHAPFLAGDIGLTAASALRLSPAAMPAPERGALVTVVGGDESEEFLRQADLIAQAWGPGVVRASECVPGRNHMDVLHELADPRSRTHRRALQLLGLESWDVTANGSSAPTAKLDAETLLEIR; via the coding sequence ATGGCCGAAGTCATCCCACCCCCTGCCTGGTACGACGCGCAGTACAACAACCGCGCGCGCATTCCCGGGCATCCCGCGATCCTGCAGCACTGGGCCGAGGCCTCGGCCCGCGCCTATGCGCGCCCGGGCTGGGTGCTCGATCTCGCCTATGGGAACGACGCCAGCGAGCGCCTCGATGTGCTGCCTGCCGCTCGACCGGGCGCGCCCGTGCTGGTCTACATCCACGGCGGCTACTGGCGCGCGCTCGACAAGCGCGACCAGAGCTTCGTGGCGCCGCCCTTCGCCGACGCGGGCGCGATGGTCGTGCTGGCCAACTACGCGCTGTGCCCGGCGGTCGCGATCGAGCGCATCGTGCTGCAGCTGGTCCAGGCCGTGGCCTGGGTCTATCGGAACGCGCCCGGGCATGGCGGCGATCCCGCCCGCATCGTGGTTGCCGGCCATTCGGCGGGCGGGCACCTGGCAACGATGCTGCTGGCTTGCGACTGGAAAGGCGTGGCGCCTGACTTGCCCGGGGACTTGGTGAAGGCAGCGCTCTCGATCTCGGGCCTCTACGAGCTGGAGCCGCTGCGGCATGCGCCCTTCCTGGCAGGCGATATCGGCCTGACAGCGGCATCGGCCCTGCGGCTCAGCCCCGCCGCCATGCCCGCGCCGGAGCGCGGCGCACTGGTCACCGTGGTGGGCGGCGACGAGAGCGAGGAGTTCCTGCGGCAGGCCGACCTGATCGCGCAGGCCTGGGGGCCGGGCGTGGTGCGCGCGTCGGAGTGCGTCCCAGGGCGCAACCACATGGACGTGCTGCACGAACTCGCGGACCCGCGCTCGCGCACGCACCGGCGAGCCCTGCAACTGCTCGGCCTCGAATCGTGGGACGTGACTGCCAACGGCAGCAGCGCGCCGACCGCAAAGCTCGACGCGGAGACTCTTCTCGAAATCCGTTGA
- a CDS encoding DUF3309 family protein has product MTLGTILLIVLILLLIGAIPTWPHSRSWGYAPSGVLGLVLLVLIVLLVLGRI; this is encoded by the coding sequence ATGACCTTAGGCACCATTCTGCTGATTGTTCTAATTCTTTTGCTGATCGGTGCCATTCCGACTTGGCCCCACAGCAGAAGTTGGGGCTATGCGCCTAGCGGCGTGCTCGGTCTCGTGCTGCTGGTGCTGATCGTGCTTTTGGTGCTGGGACGCATCTAG
- a CDS encoding tripartite tricarboxylate transporter permease, which produces MDLIHNLATGFGVAFTFTNLLYCLIGCILGTLIGVLPGIGPVATIAMLLPATYALPPVSALIMLAGIYYGAQYGGSTTAILVNLPGESSSVVTCIDGYQMARQGRAGPALAAAGLGSFFAGCVGTLILAAFAPPLTELAFKFGPAEYFSLMVLGLIGAVVLASGSLLKAVAMIVLGLLLGIVGTDVNSGVARFSFDIPELTDGIGFVVIAMGVFGYGEIIGNLSQPDDEREVFTSKVKGLWPTKEDFKNMAPAVLRGTTLGSALGILPGGGALLAAFAAYALEKKIKMRPGEVAFGKGNIRGVASPESANNAGAQTSFIPLLTLGIPPNAVMALMVGAMTIHNIQPGPQVMTSNPELFWGLIASMWLGNAMLIILNLPLIGMWIKLLTVPYKFLFPAIVLFCAIGVYSTNNNTFDVWMVAIFGFVGYAFLKLRTEPAPLLLGFILGPMMEENLRRALLLSRGTWSVFVSRPLSAGLLAAALLLLGIVLLPSIKAKREEAFVED; this is translated from the coding sequence ATGGACCTGATCCACAACCTGGCGACCGGCTTCGGTGTCGCCTTCACCTTCACCAATCTGCTGTATTGCCTGATCGGCTGCATTCTCGGCACGCTGATCGGCGTGCTCCCCGGCATCGGCCCGGTGGCGACCATCGCCATGCTGCTGCCGGCCACCTACGCGCTGCCGCCGGTGTCGGCGCTGATCATGCTCGCGGGCATCTACTACGGGGCGCAGTACGGCGGCTCCACCACGGCCATCCTGGTCAACCTGCCGGGCGAGTCGTCCTCAGTGGTGACCTGCATCGACGGCTACCAGATGGCCCGGCAGGGACGCGCGGGTCCAGCGCTCGCGGCGGCCGGCCTGGGGTCCTTCTTCGCCGGCTGCGTGGGCACGCTGATCCTGGCCGCCTTCGCACCGCCGCTGACCGAACTTGCCTTCAAGTTCGGCCCGGCCGAGTACTTCTCGCTGATGGTGCTGGGCCTGATCGGCGCGGTGGTGCTGGCCTCCGGCTCGCTGCTCAAGGCCGTGGCGATGATCGTGCTGGGCCTGCTGCTGGGCATCGTCGGAACCGACGTGAACTCGGGCGTGGCGCGCTTCAGCTTCGACATCCCGGAACTGACCGACGGCATCGGCTTCGTGGTGATCGCCATGGGCGTGTTCGGCTACGGCGAGATCATCGGCAACCTCTCCCAGCCCGACGACGAGCGCGAGGTGTTCACCTCCAAGGTCAAGGGCCTGTGGCCGACGAAGGAGGACTTCAAGAACATGGCGCCCGCGGTGCTGCGCGGCACCACGCTAGGCTCGGCGCTGGGCATCCTGCCCGGCGGCGGCGCGCTGCTGGCGGCCTTTGCGGCCTATGCGCTGGAGAAGAAGATCAAGATGCGCCCCGGCGAAGTCGCATTCGGCAAGGGCAACATCCGCGGCGTGGCCTCTCCCGAGTCGGCCAACAACGCCGGCGCGCAGACCTCCTTCATCCCGCTGCTGACGCTGGGTATTCCGCCCAACGCGGTGATGGCGCTGATGGTGGGGGCGATGACCATCCACAACATCCAGCCCGGTCCGCAGGTGATGACCAGCAACCCGGAACTCTTCTGGGGCCTGATCGCCTCCATGTGGCTCGGCAATGCGATGCTGATCATCCTGAACCTGCCGCTGATCGGCATGTGGATCAAGCTGCTCACCGTGCCCTACAAGTTCCTGTTCCCGGCCATCGTGCTGTTCTGCGCGATCGGCGTCTACTCGACCAACAACAACACCTTCGATGTCTGGATGGTCGCGATCTTCGGTTTCGTGGGCTACGCCTTCCTCAAGCTGCGCACCGAGCCGGCGCCGCTGCTGCTGGGCTTCATCCTGGGGCCGATGATGGAAGAGAACCTGCGGCGCGCGCTGCTGCTGTCGCGCGGGACCTGGAGCGTGTTCGTGTCGCGGCCGCTGTCTGCGGGGCTGCTGGCTGCGGCGCTGCTGTTGCTGGGGATCGTGCTGCTGCCGTCGATCAAGGCGAAGCGCGAAGAGGCATTCGTCGAGGACTAG
- a CDS encoding tripartite tricarboxylate transporter TctB family protein produces MRIKSQADFYSGVMFTVVGGSFAIGATSYNIGDGARMGPGYFPLMLGILLALLGAGIMFQALVIETADGEKIGKWAWKPLTYVLGANLAFGVLLGGLPSIGLPAMGMIIAIYALTIISSMAGAHFKLRDVLVLATILAVGSYVAFIWALKLQIQVWPTFISG; encoded by the coding sequence ATGCGTATCAAGAGTCAGGCTGACTTCTATTCGGGGGTCATGTTCACCGTGGTCGGAGGGAGCTTCGCCATCGGCGCCACCAGCTACAACATCGGAGACGGCGCCCGCATGGGCCCCGGCTATTTCCCGCTCATGCTGGGCATCCTGCTGGCACTCCTAGGCGCCGGCATCATGTTCCAGGCCCTGGTCATCGAAACGGCAGACGGCGAGAAGATCGGCAAGTGGGCGTGGAAGCCGCTCACCTACGTGCTCGGCGCCAACCTCGCCTTCGGCGTGCTGCTCGGCGGCCTGCCCTCCATCGGCCTGCCGGCCATGGGCATGATCATCGCGATCTATGCGCTGACGATCATCTCCAGCATGGCCGGCGCGCATTTCAAGCTGCGCGACGTGCTGGTCCTCGCCACCATCCTGGCGGTGGGCAGCTACGTGGCCTTCATCTGGGCGCTCAAGCTGCAGATCCAGGTCTGGCCGACCTTCATTTCGGGCTGA
- a CDS encoding TetR/AcrR family transcriptional regulator, whose translation MTRLKHKLSEPPVPPERGVKAATFKLLLDTAMDIIRQSGHIPSVAEAAARSKVSRATAYRYFPSRSALVTAVIDSSLGPVRRLASDNPSGRERVHELFLQTFPRFKEFEAQLRAAAQLSLEQWGLERAGLLEEEPYRRGHRVRILEHAIEPLVPQLRPAVRKRLHHALSVVYGIEPYVILKDIWGLGDREVERTALWMADALIDAALRESEQKPASSGRPKPNGARVPAAAAAKRR comes from the coding sequence ATGACGCGACTGAAGCACAAGCTGAGCGAACCTCCGGTGCCGCCCGAGCGCGGCGTCAAGGCGGCGACCTTCAAGCTGCTGCTCGATACCGCCATGGACATCATCCGGCAGAGCGGCCATATCCCTTCGGTGGCGGAGGCGGCGGCGCGCTCGAAGGTCTCGCGCGCCACGGCGTATCGCTATTTCCCGAGCCGCAGCGCGCTGGTCACGGCTGTCATCGACAGCTCGCTGGGGCCGGTGCGCAGGCTGGCTTCCGACAACCCGAGCGGCCGCGAGCGGGTGCACGAGCTGTTCCTGCAGACCTTCCCGCGCTTCAAGGAATTCGAGGCCCAGCTGCGCGCCGCCGCCCAGCTCTCGCTCGAGCAGTGGGGGCTCGAGCGCGCCGGGCTGCTGGAGGAGGAGCCTTACCGGCGCGGCCATCGCGTGCGCATCCTCGAGCACGCGATCGAGCCGCTGGTGCCGCAGCTGCGGCCCGCCGTGCGCAAGCGGCTGCACCATGCCCTGTCGGTGGTGTACGGCATCGAGCCCTACGTGATCCTGAAGGACATATGGGGCCTCGGCGACCGCGAGGTCGAGCGCACCGCGCTGTGGATGGCCGATGCGCTGATCGATGCGGCGCTGCGCGAGTCCGAGCAGAAGCCCGCGTCCAGCGGCCGCCCGAAGCCGAACGGTGCACGGGTGCCGGCAGCGGCCGCTGCGAAGCGGCGCTGA
- a CDS encoding sensor histidine kinase, giving the protein MHRFLHNNRDELIERCKAKVAQRPRRAATAAQLANGIPMFLDQLIRTLASQEMGEVDESSRISGAAGGDSVALSEMDQGAAAHGKKLLELGFSVDQVVHDYGALCQAITDLAVERDAPFSVKEFRTLSRCLDNAVADAVTDFDAWRDAHVALQQTAEENERLGVLVHELRNYLHTATLAFAALEAGKVPFNGAIGAVLKRSLTSMTALLNLSLSQVRGTVEPPREPAFSVASFVAEAANAAALDASAKGCTFSVLDVDAALGISGNRERLLAALVNLLQNAFKFTHAHTEVTLGAYAEGDHVLIDVRDHCGGLPPGAASRIFQPFVQVGENKSGLGLGLSIARQSVAADGGSLTVRDEPGTGCVFTIKLPRRALG; this is encoded by the coding sequence ATGCATCGATTCCTCCATAACAATCGGGACGAGCTCATCGAGCGGTGCAAGGCCAAGGTCGCCCAGCGGCCCCGGCGAGCCGCGACGGCCGCGCAACTCGCCAATGGCATTCCGATGTTCCTGGACCAGTTGATCAGAACACTGGCGTCACAGGAGATGGGTGAGGTCGACGAGAGTTCCAGGATTTCAGGTGCCGCTGGCGGTGACTCAGTCGCCTTGTCCGAGATGGACCAGGGCGCCGCTGCGCACGGCAAGAAACTCCTGGAGCTCGGCTTTTCCGTTGACCAGGTGGTGCATGACTACGGAGCGCTGTGCCAAGCCATAACAGACCTCGCGGTTGAGCGCGATGCCCCCTTCTCCGTCAAAGAGTTCCGCACGTTGAGTCGTTGCCTCGACAACGCCGTCGCCGATGCGGTCACGGACTTCGACGCCTGGCGGGATGCGCACGTCGCACTTCAGCAGACCGCCGAGGAGAACGAGCGCCTCGGCGTCCTGGTGCATGAGCTGCGGAACTACTTGCATACCGCAACGCTTGCCTTCGCCGCCCTGGAAGCGGGAAAGGTTCCATTCAATGGTGCAATCGGCGCCGTGTTGAAAAGGAGCCTGACTTCGATGACGGCCCTGCTCAACCTGTCGCTGTCCCAGGTGAGGGGCACGGTCGAGCCGCCGCGGGAGCCTGCGTTTTCAGTCGCATCGTTCGTCGCGGAGGCCGCGAATGCCGCTGCACTCGACGCGAGTGCCAAGGGCTGCACGTTCTCGGTCCTCGATGTCGATGCCGCACTGGGCATCTCCGGAAACAGGGAGCGTCTCCTCGCGGCCTTGGTGAACTTGCTGCAGAACGCATTCAAGTTCACCCACGCCCACACCGAGGTCACACTTGGCGCCTACGCCGAGGGAGACCATGTTCTGATCGACGTCAGGGACCACTGCGGAGGGCTTCCTCCAGGCGCTGCCTCACGCATCTTCCAGCCCTTTGTTCAGGTCGGCGAGAACAAGAGCGGGTTGGGACTTGGTCTGTCCATCGCGCGACAAAGCGTTGCGGCTGATGGAGGCTCCTTGACCGTCCGGGACGAACCTGGCACAGGGTGTGTGTTCACCATCAAACTTCCGCGCAGGGCGCTTGGCTAG
- a CDS encoding fumarylacetoacetate hydrolase family protein, protein MRLASWSWGGRDYAGMVSADGREATPLAVRDASAGVLPLIQALARDEPLPSPSGARLPVEVLTLRAPLPRPLRSLFCVGRNYRAHASELAGTVFRESMPQSDPWPIVFGKLGECVIGPRDVVRLPSPATSVQIDYESELAVVIGSGGRDIPRSRAMDHVFGYTVVNDVTARDVQMRHQQWELGKSFDGFCPMGPWIVTADELDGRATRVRGWVNGALRQDGQTRDMIFDIPTLIETCSRGITLHPGDVIATGTPAGVGMGQTPPQWLKSGDVVRIEIDGVGVIENPFE, encoded by the coding sequence ATGCGCCTGGCAAGCTGGAGTTGGGGCGGCCGCGACTACGCGGGCATGGTCTCGGCCGACGGCCGCGAGGCCACGCCGCTGGCCGTGCGCGACGCATCGGCCGGCGTGCTGCCGCTGATCCAGGCGCTCGCGCGCGACGAACCCTTGCCCTCCCCTTCCGGCGCCCGGCTGCCGGTCGAGGTCCTCACGCTGCGCGCGCCGCTGCCGCGCCCGCTGCGCAGCCTGTTCTGCGTCGGTCGCAATTACCGCGCGCATGCCAGCGAGCTCGCCGGCACCGTGTTCCGCGAGTCCATGCCGCAGAGCGACCCCTGGCCCATCGTCTTCGGCAAGCTGGGCGAATGCGTGATCGGTCCGCGCGACGTGGTGCGCCTGCCCTCGCCCGCCACCTCGGTGCAGATCGACTACGAGTCGGAGCTCGCGGTGGTCATCGGCAGCGGCGGGCGCGACATCCCGCGGTCGCGCGCGATGGACCATGTGTTCGGCTACACGGTGGTCAACGACGTGACCGCGCGCGACGTGCAGATGCGCCACCAGCAATGGGAGCTGGGCAAGAGCTTCGACGGCTTCTGCCCCATGGGCCCGTGGATCGTGACGGCCGACGAACTCGACGGCCGCGCCACGCGCGTGCGCGGCTGGGTCAACGGCGCGCTGCGCCAGGACGGCCAGACCCGGGACATGATCTTCGACATCCCCACGCTGATCGAGACCTGCTCGCGCGGCATCACGCTCCACCCCGGCGACGTGATCGCCACCGGCACGCCGGCCGGCGTTGGCATGGGGCAGACACCGCCGCAGTGGCTGAAGTCCGGCGACGTGGTGCGCATCGAGATCGATGGCGTGGGCGTCATCGAGAACCCCTTCGAGTAG
- a CDS encoding alpha/beta fold hydrolase produces MSFQLIDRVAVEEEGEGPAVVCVHGLGGSSNSFTPLMPALARHRVLRVDLPGSGRSQRAEGELSIERYVEVLLRICDRLGVARAHWVGHSMGTIVCQHIAAAHPKLAASVALFGPLIAPPDAARTAMKARAARAREGAAGMHEITQGLLQAAVSADTRQRLPLAVAFVRESLMRQEGEAYARSCEALAGAQAAAVERIEAPVLLVTGDEDGVAPPQSVRAMADRLHNAARKRVVVLSRCGHWTPVERPDECQRELRDFLAANARS; encoded by the coding sequence ATGTCATTCCAACTGATCGACCGTGTCGCGGTGGAAGAGGAAGGCGAAGGCCCGGCCGTGGTCTGCGTCCACGGCCTCGGCGGCAGCTCCAACAGCTTCACGCCGCTGATGCCTGCGCTGGCGCGGCACCGCGTGCTGCGCGTGGACCTGCCGGGCAGCGGGCGTTCGCAGCGGGCCGAGGGCGAGCTCTCGATCGAACGCTACGTCGAAGTGCTGCTGCGCATCTGCGATCGCCTCGGCGTCGCGCGCGCCCACTGGGTGGGGCATTCGATGGGCACCATCGTCTGCCAGCACATCGCGGCCGCGCACCCCAAGCTGGCGGCGAGCGTCGCCCTCTTCGGCCCGCTGATCGCGCCGCCGGACGCCGCGCGCACGGCGATGAAGGCGCGCGCCGCCAGGGCCCGCGAAGGCGCGGCCGGGATGCACGAGATCACGCAGGGGTTGCTCCAGGCCGCGGTCTCCGCCGACACGCGCCAGCGCCTGCCGCTCGCCGTGGCCTTCGTGCGCGAGAGCCTGATGCGGCAGGAAGGCGAGGCCTATGCGCGCAGCTGCGAGGCGCTGGCCGGCGCGCAGGCCGCGGCAGTGGAGCGCATCGAGGCGCCGGTGCTGCTGGTCACCGGCGACGAGGACGGCGTGGCGCCGCCGCAGTCGGTGCGCGCCATGGCCGACCGGCTGCACAACGCGGCGCGCAAGCGCGTGGTGGTGCTGTCGCGTTGCGGCCACTGGACGCCGGTCGAGCGTCCCGACGAATGCCAGCGCGAGCTGCGCGACTTCCTGGCCGCGAACGCGAGGAGCTGA